CAGCTATGCAGCCACTGTATCTGGACTCACACCACATGGATCATTTGTTGGATTCTATTTTATCTTCAGTTTCACTATTGGGTCCCTTCCCATTTGGCTTTAAATGTAAGTATACATAATGGGACAGTGAACGGGTCCATTgacctttttcttcttgttttagGTTCTTTACTGAGGTTGTAAGTTCGAGTGATCTCCCATTTGAAGAGATTAAGGTGTTTGGTGGAGCAACAAACCCATTCTGGTTTTGTAAATTCTTggtatctatattaatatgttgttTAATTGGATAATTAGTCCATATACAGGGTCAAGTGAATAATTCGGAAGTATACTTTGAGACCAACTTCTCAGATCACAAATGAGAAGGGCTAGAGAATTCTTATTTGTTCAGTGTaattcattcatatatatactgcAATGTCATATGTGATTCAATTCACagttttcttcaaaaataaaacatcaaGCTgtgctcgagctcgagctcgagcttccCTAGATCTCAAACAAACCAAAGCGTTGAGCAACTCAACCCTTTTACTCTTCTACACAGTGCACCCACAAAACTAAACAAACTACGGGGGCTGGAGTTACTAATAacttttagtattatttattttgttcaattacATCTCTCttgtccttttattttttgggtgtGTGGGTGGTGGTGTGCATGCGTGTATGTTGATTTGGTGGGGGGGAAGAGATTATCACCTTTGCTGGTTCAAGACCAGGTTGGAAGCCAATCCCTACAACTCTTTCAACTCGTTGAGTGTGAGGTCGGGTTGCACTGACGAGCCTGTAATTCAGATCAAATTCAGAGTTACATTCGGAATAGTCCTTGAAACCATCCACTACGAACAGATGGAAAACTGCAAACCCACTAATTAAcagcaaaaaatattacaaattaaagcCTCAAAACTTTGAATACAAAAGCTATAGACAACACTAGGAAGGGATTTTCCCTGAGTGACCAGAAAGGAACATGTGGCATGAGCatagatataaattaaattaggcaCATATTCACAGTCCTGATAGAATTGCAAAGTACACAAAACAAAGCCGGAAATGATAAATAGAGCTCAGATGGCTTACAATAGACATTTTATaccagaaaaaataaaaggttctTACATCTCAGGAGTACGAATGTCGTATAATCTGACATAACCATCCACAAATCCAGCAGCGAATTGTCCTCCATGAACTTGAGAAGCAGCCTACATAACCTTCAAATTAGTTGATTAACAAATTCATAAACATTCTATCAGAAGACAGAGTGCACAAATTATAGCTCATGCACAAAACCAACAAGGCCTAGAGGCGGAATCAATCACTACAATGCATATGCAGTGTGTTTTCAGTAAGTCCAAATATTAATAACCCAAAGAAGGATTGAAAGGTTAATAAACAAACTACAAGACAGACCAATCAcaaaccctaaaaaataaagacaaatgATCAAGAAGAAATATTACAGCATCCCTGTCGCATTCAATCCCTACAATGTGATATGTCATATTTACCAACACCACATATGCAACCCTGGATGAGTTCACAGTAATGAGGACAGATATGTTAAATGATCAGATTAGGAAAATGTAATGCAACTTCATAGATTTGCTGGCTTCTTCACTGCAAGCAATCGAAACAACACAACCAGCTACGAGAAGAATAATTACTATGCATGTCCAATATTGGGACATCTCTCATGGAAAACTCATATCAAGAAACTAACATAAAATGCTGAAAGAGAACATAGGGACAAACTTCTTCGGAGGCAAACAGAACTTCATTTGTAACACACGCATAACCATACGATTTGAAAGGATTAAGAAAAAGACTTTGGTGTGTAGTTACAAGCTTCAGATATCCACTTCTTCAAATGAGGGTAAATTgatatcattaaaataagttgGGGAAATCCTTgtcaagagaaaaaagaagagcaTAATATATTATAGCCATGGAAAATGACCTGAAATCAACAATGATGTCacatgagagaaaaattaaagtacTCGATCTAAGAGCTGAAAAAACTCCTCAGTATATagttataatcaattatgagCATAGTAGTTAAACCCACCAAGGCTGAGATGCTCGAATCTGATGCTAATGGAATGGTATTGATAAGTTGCTCTTTATCCAGATCCCAAGCCATGATCGACGAAATCTCACCGGAAGCAAACTAGGCAAGCCAGGATAAaggaaattataaataataatgtcatGTGCTCAACTGAGCAACTGACCTAGAAAATTAAACACGCATATGATAGTAGTATGATAACATACAAGATATCCAGACTGCTGTTGCCAATCCACAACAGCATTCACACTGCGGACACCAGGTCTGTGACCCTGAATTGAAGCAAAAGCAGAAACTAGTTTCTGTTGTCCTTTTGAAGTGTAATCTTTCCAAATCCGGATATTTCCATCATCTGTATTAACATATACAGATTAGCGTCCAGAtctaaaatcaacaaaatcagGAATGATTTCCAACTTGAGCTAAGTATTTACTTGATGCGACGAGAAGCAAGTTCTCATCAAGCTCATTTACAAGACATAGCTTGGAAACTCCTTTATCAGGGTAATCATGGTTGTTGAAACTGTTAAGCAGAGTTGCTTCCTCATAATTCCATACCCTAACAATACAGATAGAATATGAACAAAActgtaagaaaataatgaattatattacGATTTTACCAAATTAAACCCTAGTTACTTGCAACCTTAAATGAGAAAATGACCATCGACATTATAAAACATTTCTCACATAGAATTACCAATCAAATATAGTTCcaagaaagataaaataacaaatacagCACAAGAGATATGATAAGCAaggtaattatttaaacaacTAAGAGAAAATTAGACTACAGAATATTCTACACTCCGTGTGCAGAGCCGGGAAGAGTCAAACTCCGAAACTGCACGCTTATAACATAAACCAAAAACTGAGACAAACTTCTTGAACATAGCATACACAAAGACATAATAAACTTACTCTATGGGCTTGACTCCACGTCAACTATAATAGCTCTGAAGAGTTTTGAGAAGCAAATTCAAAGACATTCTTGCCTTATCTACTCTAGTTTGAGGAATTTGTGTAGTTTCTTACTACAGCCAGAAGTGCCTTAAGTTGGTGGTGATATCAACTAACTGTGACCATTTGCTCCTATACTCTTTTTTCAATGAGCTCGCTCATGTTTACCCGCACCTAAACCCGCAAAAGCCGAAATTAATCCAGACTAGTAAAGTAAAGCTACCAAGAAAACATCCAACTGGCAATCTTGTGGTAGGTCCTAAGAAACAGGAATACTAACACACCACCATTtcaagaaagagaaatattCGGCAATATTTCGCATAtgttttgtcctttttttttgttctttttccttttctggcTTTTGTTCTTTCGGGGAAGGTTTTGGGAGAAAGTGGCTTGGGGAAAATACCAGGAACCGGAAAAATTGATCAGGATATGCTTTTATACTTTCAGGGATgaacttatatttttcatatgataGTGGTATCACATCAGGGGGTAAAATAATTGGGAATATTGTTTAAGTGTGTAATGCATGTTTCGGGAGgaaaaaggaataattttGAGAGAGTTATATTAAACAACTATCATTTCTTTTCCCCGAGGGGGTGGGGGTTGGAGGAGAACATTCCCCGAAAACCATTTCCAAACATTCttagttattatttctgtTGGACTTTTTCTTGAATCAGCCTTCATAATTCATCTTAAGACGaccaaataaaacaaaaatccaatAGTGCAAAGTAGCAAATGCCAACTTGACCATAAATGAATCACCAACGGATCCATTTAATCATAGAAGCTAATTGATAATACGGTGCACCTAAATTTGCCCACCTAAtcctttcattttcatctgaAGCAATCACAACAGGAGAGAACGGCTGCAGCAAAGCGGTCTTGGTGCCAGTCTCAAACTTTGTATCCCAACTAGCAATTTGATTATGCAGTTTACTCACAGCTGCCAAGGAAAAAGCAACATTATAAGATTGCAAGTCCAGGTGTTGGGCAGAGTGGGATTAGTTAAGAACTTACAGGAGTGTTGGCATTTCACTATATGATCCAGGGCaagcttctctctctcttctcttctagcaaTTATCTCTTCACTATCGTCCATTGCAGTAAGAAGGGGCTTTGAAAAGTGACCACAACTCCAATTATAGATCATTGATTGTGGAAGAAAACTACGTTCTGAAACACCAGATGCTCCAGCAGAACCTAAAAGTGGATCAGCGAGTCCGGAATCAGGGGAATTCATCAGATGTGGCCTAAATTCCAAGGAGCAAACTCTCCGCATTCCTGTCAAGTAGCTTGGTCTAGGAGGGCTAACAGGAGGTGTTCTGAAGGTCAGCGGCAAATGGCCTCCTAGAGAAAATTCagataaataatcataaaagaaATGATACAACACTGGGAGCAACCTGATAGAGTTACACTCTTACAGAAAGAATGTAAATGGCAAAATAGCAAACAAGCGGCTATATTTAGCGCTTTCTCTATACAATGGGCTACAAATGCAAAGAGAAACCATGCCCCTCAAAGATTCAAGAAATGATGCACTCAAAGTCATACCTCCATTCAATTCAAACCAAGATGATGAACGAGCTAGTCCAGCAAGACTAGTGCTCGCAGTTGTAGCTGATTCACCAGGACGACTGCTCATACCAGCGGTCTTGATAGATTTTGCAACAACTTGTTCAATACCAATAATTGCCAACACCCGCCGTCCAAGGCTTGCGACGCGTGGTGATGAATCCTTCGCCAGATTACACATAGCTAATACACATTGTGAATATAGGGCATTATCTAGTGGCCTCCGCATTGAATGGTTGAGTACCCCATTGCTAACACATTCATTCAATGCTCCAGAATCAGAATGCTGTGATGAATCATCAGAAAGTGGAGAGCCATGCATTACTCCAGTTGTAGCAAGAGGGCTACTCGTGGATACTCTCCCATCACGAGCCACCACCTGACTGTCGTTCCCAACTCGTAACAATGGAGCTACCGGAGATGGAACTATACTTCCATGTGGCATGTAATGGGTTGGAGTTGTATAGCCACTACCAGAACCCTTAAATGCAAAAGATGGCAAGGAAGTGAGCACGGAACCAGATTGGGGCTTCCAGTACGCAGCAGCAACTGACTTTAGGTGTTTGTTGTGGCCAAAGGCAAAACGAGACAGAGCTGCACAGAGGAATAAGGTCATACGATAATGATTCATATGACAAAATGATGTGTTTGAACAATCATTAACCACAACCGAGGAGTNNNNNNNNNNNNNNNNNNNNNNNNNNNNNNNCACAATATTTTTAACGGACAACAAAATGCATTATGAAGGGCAAGGACTTAGGTAGCACATACCCACTGCAACTTCAGCTCGCACCAGTGGGCTTCCGTCAGAAACAATGTTCAGAAGGTTCTTAATGATACCGGCTTCAGCCCTGattttttcatcatcatcataatctTCATCTCCAGGACCATCTCTGGATGTGTCAAACCCTACATCAAGGACAGTGCCTAGAGCAAAAACAGCTGCCGCACGGACCTTGAAAAATGTTTGTTCAAATTACAGTGAGTAAATCAACAGTATATGCATTTAATTGcatcttttaattattgttattggaTTGcataaaaagaatgaaaacgAGATACCAAAAGATACTATtaagaaacaagagaaaaacCTCAGGCTGGGGCTCAGAAAGTAGAGGTGCAAGAATTGCAGGGGCATCAGCCTGCAAACCTAACATCTGAGCCTCCAAAAAATCCTCCCACAATTTCCCAAGGCACAAGCATATCCACTGAAGAAATAGAGGTTCAGTTTGTGCCTCACTAGGAGATGTGCCCTGAAGGTGCTTGAGGCAGACTTGTATGAGACCAGCTTCAATACAAGCTTCCTGGCCCCGCCTGTGACCATCTACAATGACAGCCAAAACAAATGCAGCCATGGCACGTTGCTCTGGATAAGCTTCAACACTGTCAAGAAACCTAATGAAATATGTGTGCCCGCCATCCTTCACAAGATCAACCTGACAAGACTATAGAAAGCAggaaaatgttttaaaaattcatcataCCTAATTCCAAGAGAAATGGGAATCACAAAGAATAGTTAGAATAACAGACACCACATGTGTGATTCTTGTGCATGTAAGCAGGTAGTAggaacacaaaaaaaaaaaaaagacaaacacacacatacacgacAACGAATGTCAGAATGTTAAAATCTggatgtgtttttctttttgcttcgagtaaaatatgatcaaaatctaatttataatagttttGAATAAAGCGTAAAggaaaataatcataatattacaaataaataatgtcaaatttatatacttcAAAAGTATACACATTATAGAGTTTCTGAAACCCACTAATTAACAACAAAAGCTATGCTGAACACAAGAAAGGCCAGGATGTGTCTTTCAAAATAGATTTGAGCAGACATTAGGTCTTAAGCATCGATGTCACGCTTGTAGTGATTACTACGACTGAGAAACATTTTACGGATTCTACAGTTTCTAATAGAAACTATCATGATGCCACACGAGTAAATGGAATCTTATGTAGAGCTCCTTTTTAAGAATCCTGTTGTGCAAGGGGATGCCACCCAGGAGATTAAACTAGTTGAATactaataatagttcattttGCACTTGaaaaaaaaccacaaaaaagcacagagaaaagaatgaaaaaaagtTCCTAACTTTACCTTGTCTAGTGCAAGGATCTTCGTCCAAATGAACACAAGAATTTGTCGAAGCTCTGGAGTGGTGGTTTGTAAGAGCTTCAAAACGTAGGGAAA
The nucleotide sequence above comes from Sesamum indicum cultivar Zhongzhi No. 13 linkage group LG11, S_indicum_v1.0, whole genome shotgun sequence. Encoded proteins:
- the LOC105174635 gene encoding LOW QUALITY PROTEIN: regulatory-associated protein of TOR 1 (The sequence of the model RefSeq protein was modified relative to this genomic sequence to represent the inferred CDS: deleted 2 bases in 1 codon), encoding MALGDFMAASRFSQSTAAGSNHLEEFSVNGNHVEEDGVRRVYSSSSIINNSNARDLSETASSSYAAMTTTTSMAYLPQTVVFCELRHDGFEDCMPSGPSDSGLVSKWRPRDRMKTGCVALVLCLNISVDPPDVIKISPCARMECWIDPFSMAPQKALETIGRTLSQQYERWQPKARYKYSLDPTVEEVKKLCTTCRKYAKSERVLFHYNGHGVPKPTPSGEIWLFNKSYTQYIPLPISDLDSWLKTPSIYVFDCSAAGLIVNAFIELQEYSTSSSGSSMRDCILLAACEAHETLPXXXXXXXXXDVFTSCLTTPIKMALRWFCTRSLLHESLDYSLIDKIPGRQTDRKTLLGELNWIFTAVTDTIAWNVLPHDLFQRLFRQDLLVASLFRNFLLAERIMRSANCSPISYPMLPPTHQHHMWDAWDMAAEICLSQLPTLLEDPNAEFQPSPFFTEQLTAFEVWLDHGSEHKKPPEQLPIVLQVLLSQCHRFRALVLLGRFLDMGPWAVDLALSVGIFPYVLKLLQTTTPELRQILVFIWTKILALDKSCQVDLVKDGGHTYFIRFLDSVEAYPEQRAMAAFVLAVIVDGHRRGQEACIEAGLIQVCLKHLQGTSPSEAQTEPLFLQWICLCLGKLWEDFLEAQMLGLQADAPAILAPLLSEPQPEVRAAAVFALGTVLDVGFDTSRDGPGDEDYDDDEKIRAEAGIIKNLLNIVSDGSPLVRAEVAVALSRFAFGHNKHLKSVAAAYWKPQSGSVLTSLPSFAFKGSGSGYTTPTHYMPHGSIVPSPVAPLLRVGNDSQVVARDGRVSTSSPLATTGVMHGSPLSDDSSQHSDSGALNECVSNGVLNHSMRRPLDNALYSQCVLAMCNLAKDSSPRVASLGRRVLAIIGIEQVVAKSIKTAGMSSRPGESATTASTSLAGLARSSSWFELNGGGHLPLTFRTPPVSPPRPSYLTGMRRVCSLEFRPHLMNSPDSGLADPLLGSAGASGVSERSFLPQSMIYNWSCGHFSKPLLTAMDDSEEIIARREEREKLALDHIVKCQHSSVSKLHNQIASWDTKFETGTKTALLQPFSPVVIASDENERIRVWNYEEATLLNSFNNHDYPDKGVSKLCLVNELDENLLLVASNDGNIRIWKDYTSKGQQKLVSAFASIQGHRPGVRSVNAVVDWQQQSGYLFASGEISSIMAWDLDKEQLINTIPLASDSSISALAASQVHGGQFAAGFVDGYVRLYDIRTPEMLVSATRPHTQRVERVVGIGFQPGLEPAKIVSASQAGNIQFLDMRCAKDAYLTIDAHRGSLTALAVHRHAPLIASGSAKQLIKVFNLEGDPLGTIRYYPTFMAQKIGSVSCLTFHPYQVLLAAGAADACVSIYADEISPPR